The genome window TTTAACCTTAGATAATAGTTCTTCTATATTAGATTTACTCTCAATCTATAAAACTTTATAATTATCAAAAAGTAACAGTTTATAAAGCATCATCACTTTGTTTTAATATATAAACCTGTATTTGTTGTATTTTCATATGACATTTATCTTCTATATACAAAATTTTTTTACATATAAAAATATCCTATTTTTTACACACAAAAAATATCCTTTGACTTTCTTCATTAGGTTTATCAAAAGTAAAATCTCCATAAGATTTTATATCTTTAAAACCAGATTTTTTAAGCATATCAACTATCTCATCTTCAGTGTACGCCCTCTGTTGGTGTACTTCTTCAAATCTTTCAAACTTTCCACATTCATCTTTAATAAAAAGGGTCAGTTCCATTTCAATTAGATTCTCTTCTTCATCAAAGTAATTTTGCCACATATACGCTATATCTTCTCTATTCTCTCCATACATATTATTTCCCAATACATTAGCTAATTTATAAAATGAACTTATATCAAATATAAATATTCCATCTTTCTTTAACAATTCATATGTCTTTGAAAATACATTTTCTAAATCATCATCATAAGTTATATAGTTGAATCCATCACAAGCACAAAGTACACAATCCAAATC of Clostridioides sp. ES-S-0054-01 contains these proteins:
- a CDS encoding methyltransferase domain-containing protein, which gives rise to MSQYSDFAFVYDELMNEVDYEGWVKYIEDIIDYEGVKVKNILELACGTGNLTIPLTKKNYDIAGIDISDEMLSVAREKAEKEGVELVLLQQDISELDFEISDLDCVLCACDGFNYITYDDDLENVFSKTYELLKKDGIFIFDISSFYKLANVLGNNMYGENREDIAYMWQNYFDEEENLIEMELTLFIKDECGKFERFEEVHQQRAYTEDEIVDMLKKSGFKDIKSYGDFTFDKPNEESQRIFFVCKK